The stretch of DNA GCCCAATCCAATATCGGAATTGCAATGGGAACCGGAACCGATGTTGCCATTGAGAGCGCTGAAATCACCTTATTAAAAGGAGATCTTATAGGAGTAGCAAAGGCTAAGCTACTTAGTGAAAAGTTATTGAAAAACATTAAAGAAAATTTATTCTTTGCCTTTATCTACAATGTTCTGGGAGTTCCTATTGCGGCAGGGTTATTGTATCCATTCTTTGGAATCCTGCTGTCTCCAATGATTGCAGCAGCAGCAATGAGTTTCAGTTCGTTATCAGTAATTCTGAATTCATTGAGACTCAACTCAGTGAATTTGGATATCAAATAGCTATTTAAAATTCTCCCGCAGATAACAACTCAACCTGCGGGAGATAAAAAATAAGATCATGAAAAAGGAGAATCTTTATATTGGGTGTTCAGGTTTCTATAACAATGACTGGAAGGGAACACTTTATCCTGAAAATACTCCAGGTAAAGATTTTCTTACATTATATAGTAAGGAATTTAATTCCGTAGAAATCAATTCTACATTTTACAGAAAACCTACAGCAAAAACACTGTCAAAATGGTTTGATGACACACCGGATTATTTTAGATTCTTTATTAAAATACCTAAAACAATTTCTCACGAGAAAAGACTTATAGAAAGTAAGGAAGAAATTTCTGAGTTTTGTAGACATATTCACACCCATTTGAAAGAAAAGCTGGCTGGTTTCTTATATCAGTTCCCTCCTTCTTTCAAAAAAACTAAAGACAACACTGATCTCTTGATTAGCAATCTTGACAGTCATTTTTTAAATGTCATTGAATTTCGTCATGAATCATGGTGGCACCAGGAAATTTTCGATATTCTAAAAAAGCATCACATCATTTTCTCAGGAGTCAGTTTTCCAGGTAATCTTCCCGAGGACATCATCATCAATGATGAAAAAATTATCTATTATAGACTTCACGGAAAACCCATCCTTTATAAGTCTGAATACTCAAATGAATTTCTTAACAATATTGCAGACAAAATACAAAAATCACAAAGAATAGCTTATATATTTTTCAACAATACCTGGGGAACTTCAGCAATTAAGAATTCGTTGTATTTAAAGGACATTTTACAAAGAGGAAGTCTTTCATAATTAATACATTAAAATATTATTAAAAACAGATTTCATACTTGATTTGGCATGCAATTCGCATATGAATTGTTAACATTAATTTGTAAAAATTAACAATTTTTAACAATAAATTTCCAACTCTTTTATGAAAAACTTTTTTGCGGAAAAGTCTCGAAATATGACTTTTCTTGGGATGTTTGCATTGGTGAGTGCAACTTCAATTTTACTTGACAGCTGTAATCAGAAAGAATCTGAGCAGATTATAAACAATGGCAATCCCGTCGCAAAAACAGTCCCCATATCGGATGAAGAAGAGGATTCATCAGGCAAAAGAGTGATCTATCTCACATTTGATGATGGTCCCAATCGTGGAACAGAAAATCTCCTGAAAATTTTACATAAAAGAAATGTATACGCCACAGCTTTTGTGGTCGGAAAACATTGCTATGACAGTAAAAAACAAAAAAGCGATATGGAGCTTTTAAAAAAAGATCCGATGGTGGAACTTGCCAATCACAGTTTTACCCATGCTCACAACAAATATTCCAACTTTTATAAAAACCCCGATGCAGTCGTTCACGATTTTGATCTTGCAAAAGATAGCTTAAAACTTTATGACAAAATAGCAAGAACACCGGGAAGAAACATATGGAGGCTGAATACCGTTAATTCTACTGATATTAAAAGCTCCACCAATGCAGCCAACAGGTTAAGAAAAGCCGGCTATAAAGTTATCGGTTGGGATTTGGAATGGAGACCCACCAATAGAATGGTATTGAAAGGGGATCATCAGGCTATGCTTAAAAAAGTAGACAGCGTATTTTTTAACAATTTGGAAAAAACATCAAGACATTTGGTTTTTCTGACCCATGATCAATATCTGGCAGATGCTGACTCTATTAACGAACTGGATCTTTTTATTGAAAAGCTACAGAAAACCAACCGCTTTGTCTTTAAAAAAATATCTGATTATCCGAAGGTCAATGAGATACTGAATTAGTTTATTCTACAATAAAAGGTTTATTTAAAGCTTATAAAAATTTTCATATTAAAATTTATAAAATCATTAGTTTTTTGCTTTTAGAATTCAGAAATTTGCAATTATGAGTATTCAAGAAAATTACAATAGCATTAAAAAACAGCTTCCCGAAGGTGTTCAGCTGGTGGCGGTCTCTAAAACCCATCCTGTTTCGGACATTCAGGTAGTTTATGATTTGGGGCAAAAGACTTTTGGTGAAAATAAGGTTCAGGAACTGCTGGAAAAACAACCCTTGCTTCCTAAAGATATTCAATGGCATCTTATTGGGCATTTACAGACTAATAAAGTAAAGTATATTGCAGAATTCATTGATACCATTCAAAGTGTAGATTCTGAAAAGCTTTTACTGGAAATTAATAAAGAAGCCGCGAAACACAACCGAACAATCAAGGTTTTACTACAGGTTAAAATAGCCAGTGAAGAAAGCAAGTTCGGCCTTGAAATATCCGAAGCCCAGGATCTGTTTCAAAAATACATAAATGGCGCTTTCCCAAATATCGAAATAACCGGGTTAATGGGGATGGCAAGTTTCACAGACGATGAACAACAGGTAAAAAGAGAATTTTTAACCTTAAAAAAAGTATTTAACGAATTAAATCAATTAAAAAAACTGGATACATTATCAATGGGAATGAGCAATGATTTCCCCTTAGCCATTGAATGTGGTGCTAATTCTGTAAGGGTGGGCTCTGCAATTTTCGGGTTAAGAGATTATTCTAAATAAAGTATTTAGGTATAATTTTTGCTAATAATTCAATCAAAAAATCTAAATTTGCAACTATGCAAAAAATCCTTATAGTAGAAGACGAAAAAGCAATCTCAGGAGTACTGCACAGTATTCTATCTGATGAACTAACCAATTATGAATTTGTTATTGCCGAAGATGGTTTAGAAGGCTATAAACATTTAGAAAAAGAAGATTTCGCATTGGTGATTTCAGACATAAAAATGCCTAAACTTTCAGGAACCGAACTTTTAAAACAAAGCTTGGCACTTAAACCTGAAACTACTTTTATCATGATTTCAGGACACGCGGATATTGACTCTGCCGTATCTTGTCTAAAGGAAGGAGCATATGACTTTATCTCTAAGCCGATTGATATCAACAGATTGATTACAAGCGTAAAAAATGCTTTGGTTAAAGAGACTTTAAAGAAAGAAAATAAAAATCTTCAAACTGAAAATAAAACGTTAAAAAAGAAGGTCAACAAAAAATACCAGATGATCGGTGACTCTCCTGCTTTACAGAAAATTCAGGATATGATCGAAAAGGTAGCTGTTTCTGATGCCAGAGTACTTATTACAGGACCTAACGGTGCCGGAAAAGAGCTTGTTGCCCACGCTATTCATAATCAAAGCGAACGTTCAAGAGGACCGATGATTGAGGTAAACTGTGCCGCAATCCCTTCTGAATTAATTGAATCAGAACTTTTCGGACACGTTAAAGGTTCTTTTACAGGAGCTATTAAAGACAAGCAAGGTAAATTTGAGCAAGCGACCAACGGTACTATTTTCCTTGATGAGATTGGAGATATGAGCCTTATCGCTCAGGCTAAAGTTTTAAGAGTGCTTCAGGAAAGTAAAGTTTCTCCTGTAGGAAGTGATAAGGAAATAAAAGTTGACGTAAGGGTACTTGCAGCAACTAACAAAAACATGCAGAAAGAAATTGAGGAAGGGAAATTCAGAGAAGACCTTTACCACAGGCTGTCTGTTATTGAAATTTACGTTCCCCCATTGGATGAGAGAAAAGAAGACATCAAGTTATTGGTAGACCATTTTTCAGGGATTATTGCTGATGAACATGGTACAGCCGTGAAAAAATTTGATGATGATGCTATCGATGCGCTTAAAGCTCTTTCCTGGACTGGAAATATCAGAGAGTTAAGAAATGTTGTTGAAAGATTAATTATCCTTGGTGGAAACACAGTCTCTAAAGAAGACGTTGCAAATTTTGTGAGAAAATAATTTAATTATAACCTAAATAAATTATAAAAAATTTGCAGTACTAACACTGCAATTTTTTTTTTATAAAAACTATGAGCTTTTTAAATAAAAATTATACGAAAGAATGCCTTACACTGGCTCTTCCGGTAATGCTTACCCAGGTAGGCCAGGTTTCAGTGAATTTATTTGATAATATTATCGTTGGGAAATTGTTAGGTGCAGATGCTTTAGCGTCCGTATCTCTGGGTAATGCCGTATTTTTCTCAATGTTCGTATTGGCACTCGGATTCTCTTTCGCGATTCCACCATTGGTTTCCGAAGCACATTCCAGAAATGATCATAAGACCATTAATTCTGTTTTCAGTCATGGGTTTGTGATTAATATGACCGTAGGATTTATCTTAATGGGAATTTTATTTTTAGGAATGCCTCTCCTCTATCATTCCGGGCAACCTGAAAAGATTGTTCCTAATACCGTAGACTTCTTAACAGTCATGGCAATAAGCATTATTCCTTTTATGGCATTTCAGACCTTAAGAGAGGTATCTGAAGGGCTATCTTACACCATCGGAGTAACCAAGGCAACTATCATTGCCAATATTATCAATATTGTCTTAAACTATGTATTTATCAAGGGGCTTTGGATATTTCCGGAAATGGGTGTGAAAGGATCTGCTTTAGCAAGTTTAATTGCCAGAATTTTCATGGTCGTATTCTTGTATTTTGTTCTGATAAAAGAGGAAAAAACGAGACGTTATATCAAAGACTTTTCTTTAAAAATGCAGGTTTTCTCCAGAAAAATGTTTGATAAAATGGTTAAACTGGGCTTACCAACTGCTTTACAAATGTTCTTTGAAGTAACAGCCTTTGCAGCAGCTGCATTTATTTGCGGATTAATTTCCGCTCATGATATTGCATCTCACCAGATTGCCTTAAGTACGGCTTCCTTTACCTTCAACTTATGCGTTGGATTTAGTGTGGCCTCTACTGTTATGATCGGTAGAAAAATGGGTGAACAAAACTATGTTGAGCTTAGAAAAGTGGGAATCAATAACCTGAAGATTGCATTTATTTTTATGTGTATCTGTGGTATTGCATTTATTTTGGCTAGAAATATACTTCCTACATTCTTTACCAAAAAAGAAGAAGTTGAAGTAATTGCCTTAGCTTCAAAGCTATTGATCATCGCTGCCCTATTCCAGTTATCTGATGGAATTCAGGTAACCGCATTGGGGATGTTAAGAGGTTTGCAGGATGTTAAAATACCTTCTCTCTATACATTTATTGCATATTGGGTGGTCACTATTCCTTTAGGATATTTTTTCTGTGTCACTTTAAAAATGGGAGCATTCGGAATGTGGATCGCTTTAGGATTAGGGTTAACAGTTTCTGCTGTCTTCCTGGTAAAACGATTTTTAAATATGTCTGCCAAGAAAATTAAGCAGAATGCATAAAATATAAGCGGTCTTTTCAGACCGCTTTTTTTATTCAAGTTTTTTCATAGATCTGTTTAAACTCCGGATCGTAATTCCCAGATAAGCAGCCATATCTTCTTTTGAAATATCAATTTCCTGTTTCGATTGGAGCTGCAATAGTTTTCCTAAATTATGTTCCGTAGTATACAGTTGCTGATACGATGCTCTGCTTGAAGTATTAATGATGCGCTCGGCAAACGAATCAATCAGTAAATTATTAAATGTCAGATCATTTTTAAACAAAAAACTAAAATGAGAAATGGAAATTGCATAAACTTCAACATCGGTCATTGCTTCAACATTACATAAACAGGGAATTTTTTTGATAAACTCTATTTCGCCCAGAATCTCCCCTTTTCCCAGAAATTCCATAATAAATTCTTTATCATTTTCTTCTGTAAAATAACATTTGGTTATTCCTTCTTTGATAAGCATTATTTTGGAAGGTTTTTCATCCTGTGTTAATAGTCTTTCCCCTTTGAGGAATGATCTGATCACAATATCTTCCTTGCGCTTTTGCGTATCGTAAAGCTGCTCTAAATAGCTTAAAAATGATTCATTAGTTCGTAACATAACTTATTCGGGACAAATGTCCTTTTATTATCTATTTTTTATTTTGATTTTTGCAGACAGAAATGTACAAAACTAAAATGAAAAATAATATAACAACCATTGCTTTTGACGCAGATGATACTTTATGGGTCAATGAGCCTTATTTCCAGGAAGCAGAAAAAGAATTTTGTCAGCTTCTGGAAAACTTTCTCCCACAACATTCAGTATCTCAGGAGCTGTTTAAAACCGAAATGCAAAACCTTCATCTCTATGGTTATGGTGTTAAAGGATTCATGCTATGCATGATAGAAACGGTTAGCAGAGTTTCAAATGGTACGGCACCCATTCAGCTGGTAGATAAGGTCATTGAGATTGGCCAGGAGCTTCTTCAAAAACCGATCGAACTTTTAGAAGGAGTACAGGAAACATTAGAAAGCCTAAAAGGAAAATACAGACTGGTAGTAGCTACTAAAGGAGATTTATTGGATCAGGAACGAAAACTCAAAAACTCCGGATTACAAGATTATTTTCATCATATAGAGATCATGAGTGATAAGAAAAACAGCGATTACGAAAAGCTGTTAAAACATCTTGATTGCAAACCTGAGAACTTCCTGATGTTAGGAAATTCAATAAAATCAGATATATTACCGGTATTGGAAATTGGCGGATTTGCAGCACATATCCCTTATCATGTTACCTGGTCTCATGAACAGCATGATTATCAACTGGAACATAAAAACTTTATGGAACTTAAAAGTATTAATGAAGTTCTGCAACACTTAAATTAGTATTGTTTATCATATTTGACTGACTGTCCAAAGAAAAAAACTTTGGGCAGTTTTATTTTAGTATAGAACTTTATTTTTAACCACAAATTCATTTATTCCTGTATTTGTGCTTCAAAAAAAGAAGCCATCTCATTTTGAGACAGCTTCTTTTATTTTTATTTCTTCAGACATTTTTCTAAAAACTGATCTTGTTCCCATAGAAGATGAAGAATATTTTCTTTTGCTGCGTAGCCATGTGCTTCCTTAGGGAGAAGAACCATTTTTACAGGGGCTCCAAGATTTTTCAATGCCTGGAAGTATCTTTCCGTCTGTAAAGTAAACGTCCCGGGATTATTATCTGCATCCCCGTGAATTAGTAATAATGGGGTTTTCATTTTATCAGCATTCATAAAAGGAGACATCGTGTTGTAAATTTCAGGAACATCCCAATAATTTCTTTGTTCAGTCTGGAAACCGAATGGAGTCAACGTTCTGTTATACGCCCCACTTCTTGCAATTCCACAAGCGTAATCCTTGGAATGAGTCAAAAGATTAGCCGTCATAAAAGCACCATATGAATGTCCTCCTACAGCTACTTTATTTCTGTCAATATACCCTAACTTATCCACTGCATCAATGGCAGCTTTTCCGTTGGCTACCAGTTGAGGAATAAAAGTATCATTAGGTTCGATTTTTCCTTCTCCGATAATTGGGAAAGCCGCATCATCCAAAACAGCATACCCCTTGGTTGTCCAGTATATGAAAGAACCATAGGACGGGAAAGTAAAATCATTCGGATTCTGCGTATTCTGCCCTGCCGTATTCTTATCTTTATATTCTGTAGGATAAGCCCAGATCAACAACGGTAATTTCTCTTTTTTTGCTTTTCTGTCATAGTTCGCAGGCAAATAAAGAGTTCCGGTTAACGTCACTCCATCATTTCTTTTGTAGGTAATCACCTCTTTATATACATCCTTAATGCTTTCAAAAGGATTCGGGAAGTTGGTTACTGCTTCCGTTTTATTATTTTTTATATTTTTCCTGAAATAGTTAGGATACTGACTCGAGGACTGCTGGATAGTTAAGACCTCTCCTTTAGAAGGATTCATAATATCAATAATCTCCTCCTTAGCATTTTTCAGATTGGAAGTATACAGTCTTTTCTTTTTCAAAGTTTTCACATCCATTTCGTCGATGAAAGGATGCTGTCCATCTTTTGTAAAACCGTCTCCGATCAGATAAGCCTTCCCTTCTTTCATATCTACAACCGTTCTTCCAAATTGATTTTTTGTTGTATTGAAATTTCCCGGATCATTATAAACATCCTGAAAATTTCTATCATCAAATACTTTAGATTCACCACTATTCAAATCGATTAAAAATGACTTTGTATTTCTCGTATCATACCAGTCTTCAGAAACAATCGCATAATGATCATTGGTCCAATTGGTTCCTTCATATCTTTGTCTGGTTTTAAAGAACGATTTTGGTGCTCCATTAAACGGTGCCTCCCAGGTAAAGATCTCATCCCTGTATTCTGCTGTTTTAGACTGATCACCACCATCCAATGCTTCAGCATAGACTAAAGCTGCAGGAACATCACTTCTCCATTCCATATCTCGTTTGCCTGTCCTCACTGAAGCAAACCCTTTAGGCATAATTTCATTTAAAGGAACTTCATTCACCGCTTTTACTACATTTCCTTGGACATCATAAACTGTCGTCGTCATAGGAAATCTATAATAAGGAACGATATATGAAAAAGGTTTCTTCAAAGTCGTTACCATTAAATAGTTTCCATCAGGTGAAAAGCTAAGACCTGAATACATATCCTTATCTTTTACTTTCTTCAGGTTGCCGTTGAGATCAACATTATAAATATCAGAAGCAGTAAGAATTTCAAAATTCCTCTCATCCTGAGGATTCTTAAGAAGATCTTGATATGTCCTGTTTTGAGATACTTTACCATCAGCAGTTGACACAATCGGACCTGTTGGTAAATCTTTGCTGGAATCAATCAGTGCAGGTCTGTTTTGAGGAAGCAATTTAATCAGTAAGTTTTGAGAGTCTTTATACCAGAGATAAGGACTTCCTAAGTTTGCGTTAAGCTGATCACCAGTTATTTTTTTAGCAGAGGCAGTTTCCAGATCTACTACCCAAAGCTCCACACCTTTACTTGTTGTATTGGTAAAAGCTAATTTCTTTTCATCCGGAGAAAAAGAAATATTGGTAATTTTTGGATGAGAAGGCAAACCTTTTACCTGTACCTCATTTTTATCGTTTATTTTTCTAACCTTCAGATTATTCAAATATGTAATAGAGCTCGAAATATTGGTCGCAGGATTGATTCTGAGTCCTCCCAGTTTCATTTCCTGCTGGCTGAGATCTTCCAAAGTTTTATAAGTTGGACGATACGTAAATACCACCCAATCTTTTTTACTGTTCATCAAAACACTTGGAGGTCTTTCGTAATCTGCAAGTTTAAGAATTTCAGCAGATGGTTTTTGATAAATAATACTTTCCTGAGCTTCGTAGAAATTAAGAAACGCAAGGAGGCAGATAGTCAGCTTTATCTTCATTATATTTCATTTTTCACGAATTTAGTGAATTTTACACTCACAAAATATAAATAGTAAAGCTTATTATTGTGGCTTATTGAAAATAAGACTACTTTAGTTTTTCTAAATAACCAAAAATAATATGAAAAATTTACGCAAAATTTCAAAGAAAAATTTAAAAACCATTCAAGGCGGAAGTGCTCCAGAATGTCCGGATGGATATAATCCATGTATGATATTTGACGAGAGTGGTCATTGGGAATGGACTTGCGTCTGGGCATCTTTACCATGCAGACCTTAATAAAAATAAATAACAAAAAGAGCATACCTTAAGTATGCTCTTTTATATTATTTTATCATAGTATTATCTACCAGTCAGATGCTCTTTTACGCTTTTCAATCATATGATCAATAGAGAATTTTCCGGCTCCGAATGTCATTATCAGAAGATATACGGAAAGATAAATTAATGCCAGTTCTCTTTTATCAAAAGGATCTCCTGCATGAACTACAAAAACGGCAATCACCATTGTAAAAATCAAAAATCCCAATGATACCCTTGTAAACAATCCCAGAATAAGAAGAATGGAACAAACAAATTCTGCCAATATGGTAAGAATTAAAGAAATCTGAGGGCCCAGCCCCAGGAAATCAAAAAATTCAATTTTCCCGCCTTCCAATAGCATCTGAAGTTTGGGAAATCCGTGAGAAAGCATGGCAAATCCAATAAAAACTCTCACGATTAACAGAACGATATCTCTAAATATAGGATTAGAATTTGAGTTACTATAATTCATGTAATGAAAATTTAGATTAAAGATAGTAAAAATCTTTCTATACAACGATGTTTATTGACCTTTTAGTCTATCGGTATCCGAAATTTTTTAAATCTCTATCGTTTTTTCGCCAATCTTTTTTCACTTTAACGAACAAATTCAGATGAATTTTTTTATCAAAAAACTTCTCCAAATCTATTCTGGATTCTGTTCCTACCTTTTTGATTGCCTCACCTTTATGTCCAATAATGATTCCTTTTTGAGTATCTCTTTCTACATAAATAATTGAGTCAATAAAAATAATACCTTCTTTTTCCTTGAACTGTTCTGTTACCACTTCCACAGAATAAGGAATCTCCTTTTCATAATTCAAAAGAATTTTTTCTCTGATCGTCTCGTTGACAAAGAATCTTTCAGGCTTATCTGTAAATTGATCCTTGTCATAATATGGTGGACTTTCAGGTAGCATAGATTTAAGCTTTGGCAGAATAACATCTGTATTGAATGCATTCAATGCAGAAATAGGCAGAATCTCAGCTTTCGGAATTCTGTTATGCCATTCTTCCACCAGTTTTTCTAATCCTTCCTGATTGGTTTTATCCACTTTATTAAGCAGAAGCAATACAGGAACAGGGATTTTATTTAATTTTTCAATTAAAAACTCTGAAGGCTCAGCCTTATCAGTAACATCTACAATGAATAAAAAGACATCAGCATCCTGTAATGAATCTTTTACAAAATCCATCATTTTCTCCTGCAATCCGTATTTTGGGTCTAATACTCCCGGAGTATCAGAAAATACGATCTGTAGGTCTTCTTCATTATAAATTCCAAAAATTCGGTGTCTTGTTGTCTGTGCCTTTTGCGTCACAATCGCCAGCTTCTCCCCCATTAGCTGGTTGAGAAGCGTTGATTTTCCTGCATTAGGTTTTCCAACTATATTTACAAATCCTGATTTGTGCATAAAAAATTATATTACGGATGGCAAAGTTACTAAAAGAAAACCGGTCTTTAGGATTATTTTTAAAGATTTAGTTTTTTAGTTTTGATCCCTGAATGCCTGAAATTCTTCATAAGTATAATCAGGACAAGCTCCGGGTTTGGAGGTTATAAATGCTCCAAGGGCAGTCGCTTCCTTCATAATTCTTTCAGGCCTCTCTCCTTTAATTCTTTGAGAAATAAAACCGGCAAGAAAAGAATCCCCACTTCCTACAGTATCTGCAATGGTAATAGGAACTGCCGGAAAGCTATAGCTTTGGTCTCCCACAAAATACCGGGCTCCTTTACTTCCTTTGGTAAGAATAATTTCTTTAATTCCAAAATGATTTTGAATGAAAGCCGCACTTGCGTCCTCATCGATATATTCTTCATTAAGGAATTCCATAATCTTCCTCATTTCGGCCTTATTCATTTTAACAATATCTGATTGATGCAAAAGCTGTTTAATCAAGTCCACATCAATAAATGGGGGTCTGAAATTAACATCAAATACCTTAATTTTGGCCAGTTCTAAAAGCTGGAAAAGAGTGGTCCGTGTCTTTTCATTTCTCGCTGAAAGACTTCCAAAAACAAAAGCCTCCGCATTAGAAACCAATTCTTTATGTGCAGGTAAAAACTCAATATAATCCCAGGCTACATGATTGGTGATTTCATAGCTCACCTCATTATGTTCATCGACAGTAGCAATAACGGTACTGGTTGGTTTTTCATCATCAACCTGTATATAATCTGTAGTGATTCCCCAGTTTCTAATCTGATCGATCAGCTTATTTCCCAGTTCATCATTGCCAATCCGGCTCAGCATCTTAGCATCTATCCCTGATTTATGGACATTATAAGTAACATTAAATGGTGCTCCACCTGCTCTTGATCCCTGAGGAAAAATATCCCAAAGTACCTCTCCGAAACATACGACATATGATTTTTTTTGCATCATTAGATTAAACGTTTAATTAAATTATAAAAAATTTTACTTCACTGATTTCCTGATCACTAATTCAGCTGGACAAACAGCCTTCTCCGCTTCGTCAGAAAAATTTTTGATCTGCCCATCCAAGAGCTTGATCGCCTGTACAGCCATCTCCTCCAAGGGTTGTCTAATATAAGTAATTTCTGTAGGAAATAAGCTATAAGCATCAATTCCATCAAAAGCAATTACAGAAACATCTTCCGGAACTCTAATTTTATTTTTAACAAGATAATGTAATCCAGCGATAGCTATTTTATTATTTAAAAAATAAAGTGCTGTTTTCCTGGAAGTAATTTTAAAGTGTTTTTTAAGTTCTGCATGAACTTCATCTGAAACCTCTCCCATTTCCACCAAAATTTTCGTTGAAGTCAGACCCATTTCTGAAATTTTTCTTTCAAACCCATATTGTCGATCCAGCAAATGAGGTAAATCTGTTTTATATCCTATATAAATAAGCTCTTCAACATCATGTTTAATAAAATAGTCAAACACCTGCTCAGAAATCTCAAAATTATTAAGGGTAACCGCAGGAAGATCAATGTCTTTAAGATAATAATCTA from Chryseobacterium piperi encodes:
- the era gene encoding GTPase Era, with product MHKSGFVNIVGKPNAGKSTLLNQLMGEKLAIVTQKAQTTRHRIFGIYNEEDLQIVFSDTPGVLDPKYGLQEKMMDFVKDSLQDADVFLFIVDVTDKAEPSEFLIEKLNKIPVPVLLLLNKVDKTNQEGLEKLVEEWHNRIPKAEILPISALNAFNTDVILPKLKSMLPESPPYYDKDQFTDKPERFFVNETIREKILLNYEKEIPYSVEVVTEQFKEKEGIIFIDSIIYVERDTQKGIIIGHKGEAIKKVGTESRIDLEKFFDKKIHLNLFVKVKKDWRKNDRDLKNFGYR
- a CDS encoding bacteriocin-like protein, whose protein sequence is MKNLRKISKKNLKTIQGGSAPECPDGYNPCMIFDESGHWEWTCVWASLPCRP
- a CDS encoding carbohydrate kinase family protein; this translates as MMQKKSYVVCFGEVLWDIFPQGSRAGGAPFNVTYNVHKSGIDAKMLSRIGNDELGNKLIDQIRNWGITTDYIQVDDEKPTSTVIATVDEHNEVSYEITNHVAWDYIEFLPAHKELVSNAEAFVFGSLSARNEKTRTTLFQLLELAKIKVFDVNFRPPFIDVDLIKQLLHQSDIVKMNKAEMRKIMEFLNEEYIDEDASAAFIQNHFGIKEIILTKGSKGARYFVGDQSYSFPAVPITIADTVGSGDSFLAGFISQRIKGERPERIMKEATALGAFITSKPGACPDYTYEEFQAFRDQN
- a CDS encoding LacI family DNA-binding transcriptional regulator, with the protein product MKRASIKDIARIAGVSVATVSYVLNKKEGSRISESTKDKILKIAEEIHYTPNKIARSLKMSNSKLIGLIVPDISNDFYSNIARCIENEAMKLGYTILIGSSDENADKFGKLTELFSGQQVDGMIVTPVTGSDDAVKRLLRDEYPVVSIDYYLKDIDLPAVTLNNFEISEQVFDYFIKHDVEELIYIGYKTDLPHLLDRQYGFERKISEMGLTSTKILVEMGEVSDEVHAELKKHFKITSRKTALYFLNNKIAIAGLHYLVKNKIRVPEDVSVIAFDGIDAYSLFPTEITYIRQPLEEMAVQAIKLLDGQIKNFSDEAEKAVCPAELVIRKSVK
- a CDS encoding DoxX family protein, whose amino-acid sequence is MNYSNSNSNPIFRDIVLLIVRVFIGFAMLSHGFPKLQMLLEGGKIEFFDFLGLGPQISLILTILAEFVCSILLILGLFTRVSLGFLIFTMVIAVFVVHAGDPFDKRELALIYLSVYLLIMTFGAGKFSIDHMIEKRKRASDW